The Argopecten irradians isolate NY chromosome 4, Ai_NY, whole genome shotgun sequence genome has a window encoding:
- the LOC138321273 gene encoding monocarboxylate transporter 12-like — MGICAGVLASAGLILSFFATSIAYLIATIGVVTGFGLSLAYVSITTSVGEYFTGKARFVALSFVASGSGCGAMVFPFLLDTLIQTYGWRGCLLIVGGLMGNMVVFFAVCRPRLLQKSELLVTEEIYQQTQHNQQTIYKFENRNSETSGSESFIPKCQHSFIEKLKLLTSNHPYIVFILAMCLTLPAYDSTLIYLLEYLKTKSFSVHEALLLYFFMNVGNTSGRLLPGMCKHIPHMSVLVIPALFTSLSCLSIFCLLEATTYYQHVFLMCSFGISMGGNVTTMSMTTMKLVGLENYSVGVGILMTLVGLCCTCSGAISGCLVDISGSYVVSFYGVIVCHGLGVCLFIIAVILRKYRKDNVKASTDTSTSRNQMF, encoded by the exons ATGGGGATATGTGCCGGGGTATTAGCGTCTGCTGGTCTGATTTTGTCCTTCTTTGCCACAAGCATCGCATATTTGATAGCTACCATTGGCGTGGTGACGG GTTTTGGACTGTCTCTCGCCTATGTTTCGATAACGACGTCAGTGGGGGAATATTTCACTGGGAAGGCGAGATTCGTTGCTCTGTCGTTTGTTGCTTCCGGTTCCGGTTGTGGTGCTATGGTATTTCCTTTCTTGTTGGATACACTGATTCAGACGTATGGATGGAGAGGGTGTCTTCTAATTGTTGGAGGACTGATGGGGAATATGGTAGTTTTCTTTGCTGTGTGTAGGCCACGTTTACTTCAAAAATCTGAATTATTGGTAACTGAAGAAATCTACCAGCAAACACAACATAATCAACAAACTATATACAAATTCGAAAATAGAAACTCGGAGACGAGCGGGTCAGAGTCTTTCATTCCGAAGTGCCAACATTCTTTTATTGAGAAGTTAAAATTGTTGACAAGTAATCAtccatatattgtatttatactAGCCATGTGTTTAACACTGCCGGCTTATGATTCTACTTTGATCTATTTGCTGGAATACCTCAAAACTAAATCCTTTTCGGTGCATGAAGCCTTGCTGTTGTATTTCTTTATGAATGTAGGGAACACTAGCGGCAGACTATTGCCAGGGATGTGTAAACACATTCCTCACATGAGCGTGTTGGTTATACCTGCATTGTTTACAAGCCTCAGCTGTCTGTCCATTTTTTGTCTTCTGGAGGCTACAACATACTACCAACATGTATTCCTTATGTGCAGTTTTGGGATATCGATGGGCGGAAATGTGACGACAATGTCGATGACGACGATGAAGCTAGTCGGGCTTGAGAATTACTCCGTCGGTGTAGGAATATTGATGACCTTGGTTGGTCTGTGCTGTACGTGTTCCGGAGCTATTTCAG gcTGTCTGGTTGACATCTCTGGTTCCTATGTGGTCTCGTTTTATGGTGTTATCGTGTGTCACGGTTTAGGCGTATGTCTATTTATCATTGCTGTCATATTACGTAAATACAGAAAGGACAACGTAAAGGCATCTACAGACACCTCAACTTCAAGGAATCAAATGTTTTAA
- the LOC138321272 gene encoding guanine deaminase-like, with protein MFKDALHIPFAIKGTIIHSTQTSALVILRDCWIGVRSGKIVYLQQNDNRIIEELKKHDIEEDNIIYLQEPKFVVPGFIDTHIHASQYPNCGKCLDEGMLSWLQKYTIPTEAKFADVDFARTQYRKVVSRVVKNGTTTACYLATIFTDSTLELCDIIQSVGQRAVVGKVNMDQNSATYYIEDTVTSAQETERYINEFTRKEYTHIKPCITPRYAGNCSMELMEQLGQIARNHNLHIQTHLAETTEECDMVMNLFPGHNAYADIYSKAGLLTRKTVLAHGIHLTAEERRLIRLQQSGISHCPNSNIAIRSGLLDVRTCLDEKISVGLGTDISGGYSSSILNAMRAAICTSNTIAILKGPNYRQLDYREVFKMATIGGAEVLEMDDEIGNFEVGKEFDALVIDPAVEGGPFDVFRDDTIEDVFQKFVFLGDDRNISRVYVSGHNILRNLRNN; from the exons ATGTTTAAGGATGCATTACATATACCGTTTGCTATCAAAGGAACCATTATCCATTCAACACAAACCTCAGCCTTAGTGATATTACGTGACTGCTGGATCGGTGTCAGGTCAGGAAAG atagtatatttacaacaaaatgaCAATCGAATCATTGAAGAATTGAAGAAGCATGATATTGAAGAAGATAATATCATTTATCTGCAAGAGCC AAAATTCGTGGTGCCTGGATTTATCGATACCCACATTCATGCATCACAGTATCCAAACTGCGGTAAATGTCTGGATGAAGGCATGCTTTCATGGCTTCAAAAGTACACCATTCCCACTGAAGCTAAATTTGCTGATGTCGACTTTGCAAGGACACAATACAGAAAAGTTGTT TCCCGGGTTGTCAAGAACGGAACAACAACAGCTTGTTACCTAGCAACAATTTTCACCGATTCTACGTTAGAACTCTGTGACATCATAC AAAGCGTAGGTCAGCGAGCAGTCGTCGGTAAGGTTAACATGGACCAGAACTCCGCTACCTATTATATAGAGGACACAGTTACATCAGCACAGGAAACCGAACG ATATATCAACGAGTTTACACGGAAAGAG TACACACATATAAAACCTTGCATCACACCACGGTATGCTGGCAATTGCTCGATGGAACTAATGGAACAACTAGGACAAATTGCCCGAAATCACAATCTtcatatacag ACCCATCTTGCGGAGACAACGGAAGAATGTGACATGGTTATGAACCTTTTTCCTGGTCACAACGCGTACGCTGACATATACAGCAAAGCCGGCCTGTTAACACGAAAG ACAGTCCTCGCCCATGGGATACATCTGACGGCTGAAGAACGCAGACTTATCCGACTACAACAATCCGGCATTTCCCATTGTCCTAATTCTAATATAGC AATACGTAGCGGTTTACTTGATGTAAGGACGTGCCTTGACGAGAAGATAAGTGTTGGCTTGGGCACTG ATATTTCTGGGGGCTACAGTTCTTCCATTTTAAATGCCATGAGGGCAGCCATCTGTACTTCCAATACCATCGCCATACTTAAGGGTCCAAACTACAGGCAACTCGACTACAGGGAAGTGTTTAAAATGGCTACAATAGGAGGAGCTGAAG TTTTAGAGATGGATGATGAGATCGGTAATTTTGAGGTCGGGAAGGAATTTGATGCCCTCGTAATCGATCCTGCTGTTGAAGGAGGGCCTTTCGACGTGTTTCGGGATGATACAATAGAAGATGTTTTTCAGAAATTTGTTTTTCTAG GTGACGACCGAAACATTTCGAGAGTATATGTATCCGGACATAACATCTTACgaaatttaagaaataattaa
- the LOC138322232 gene encoding uncharacterized protein, protein MPPKRRCSCKRHAEYSGGTDFTIYKHDGKKMKRSCTDLLQNNGDLFPHSTYICSACCEYAEQHLAPPPSPHKNRHDIIKTIEERQFNPQQLEKLAYTLGQSVFRNIGSDAINSGQQYKDDTYLMAFRPNGKYPFSEHNCYLKENTTLVNFIKGASGLAIAPSKQTDTIPVMRAVEHIYSASQPSFVGPMSFGASLVTYLITGSKGALAIQSAGSAAGSYTTLNKWMKTHAIKELQCPKECDVVTFFDNNQVIQRKWRVQSNFKCASSVFTNIIHIVPDPVMQLQKRADLSPVHWLRTDNPALTQFASKMSDNFDEHKQHFRKYRDEFIAMKITKVFSEVRDDGLDHIDMADSDAAPIPQQSDDRYTFVSSGHVGAKPKVTMGDPCFENPCSYESVQKVFDHISDLCDLDSGAHSWTFVGCDGLPYTLGSRILENVFRCPDCPREFEDECDFSAHRDDFEHGGNVSLHHCRKYKNIILLPGLGHYEINMVKAVFKLLWPVCIVDLAKMLEFKTTKALASCENAAGV, encoded by the exons ATGCCACCTAAACGGCGATGTAGCTGTAAGAGGCATGCGGAGTATAGTGGCGGTACAGACTTTACTATATACAAACACGAcgggaaaaaaatgaaaaggtcaTGTACTGACCTGCTGCAAAACAATGGCGACCTTTTCCCGCATTCCACCTATATTTGCTCGGCATGTTGCGAGTACGCTGAACAACATCTCGCtccacccccctccccccacaaAAATCGAC ATGACATCATTAAGACTATTGAAGAACGCCAATTTAATCCGCAACAACTTGAGAAATTGGCATACACACTTGGCCAAAGTGTTTTTCGGAACATTGGATCGGACGCCATTAACTCCGGTCAACAATACAAAGATGACACCTATCTTATGGCATTTCGTCCAAATGGTAAATATCCGTTTAGCGAGCAC AATTGTTATCTCAAAGAAAACACCACGCTTGTCAACTTTATCAAAGGCGCAAGTGGTTTAGCCATTGCGCCTTCTAAACAAACAGACACAATACCAGTAATGAGGGCGGTTGAACATATATATTCTGCCTCACAGCCATCATTCGTTGGCCCTATGTCTTTTGGCGCATCCTTAGTGACGTATTTGATTACTGGGAGTAAGGGAGCACTTGCGATCCAATCAGCCGGATCAGCTGCTGGGTCATACACTACGTTAAATAAGTGGATGAAGACCCACGCTATCAAGGAACTCCAATGCCCCAAGGAATGCGATGTTGTTACATTTTTTGACAATaatcag GTAATCCAGCGGAAATGGCGCGTACAAAGCAATTTTAAATGCGCAAGCAGCGTCTTCACcaacattatacatattgtCCCCGACCCGGTAATGCAGTTACAGAAGCGCGCAGACCTGTCTCCGGTACACTGGCTGCGGACGGACAACCCCGCCCTTACACAATTTGCTTCTAAAATGTCTGACAATTTCGATGAACATAAACAACATTTCAGAAAATACAG GGATGAGTTCATCGCAATGAAAATTACGAAAGTGTTTAGTGAGGTGCGAGATGATGGTTTAGACCATATAGATATGGCAGATTCAGACGCTGCGCCCATTCCACAACAAAGCGATGATCG atatacatttgtctcgTCTGGACATGTGGGTGCCAAACCTAAAGTGACAATGGGGGATCCATGTTTTGAAAATCCATGCTCTTACGAGTCTGTCCAAA AGGTGTTTGATCACATAAGTGATTTGTGTGATCTGGACTCTGGTGCTCATTCGTGGACCTTCGTTGGATGCGATGGCCTCCCATATACGTTGGGCAGCAGAATACTTGAAAATGTGTTCAGGTGCCCAGACTGTCCAAGAGAATTTGAGGATGAGTGCGATTTTTCGGCCCATAGGGATGATTTTGAGCATGGTGGAAATGTATCCCTACACCACTGCCGCaaatacaaaaacatcattCTACTTCCGG gTCTTGGacattatgaaataaacatggTGAAAGCTGTGTTTAAACTGTTGTGGCCAGTGTGTATTGTGGATCTAGCCAAAATGTTGGAGTTTAAGACCACAAAAGCTCTAGCTTCTTGTGAAAATGCAGCAGGTGTGTAG